From the genome of Desulfovibrio sp. JY:
TCAAGAAGGTTCCCACGCTCAAGGGCAAGAGCGTGGTCCTTTTTTTCGCCGAGCCGAGCACCCGCACCAAAACCTCCTTCGATATCGCCGGCAAGCGCCTGTCCGCCGACACCTTCGGCCTGGCCAAGACCGGCAGCTCCCTGCAAAAGGGCGAGACGCTCAAGGATACGGTGCGCACCCTCGAAGCCATGAACCCCGACGCCATCGTCATCCGCCATTCCTCTTCCGGAGCGGCCGATTTCGTGGCCCAGCGCGTCTCCTGCGCCGTCATCAACGCCGGCGACGGCTGGCATGCCCATCCGACCCAGGCGCTGCTCGATCTTTTCACGTTGCTCAACGTGTGGGACACGCTGGCCGGCAAGACCATCGTCATCCTCGGCGACGTGGCCCACAGCCGCGTGGCCCGGTCCAACTGCCGCCTGCTCCCCACCCTCGGGGCCAGGGTGCGCATCTGCGCCCCCCGCACCCTGCTGCCGACCGATGCCAGAGCCTTCGACGCCGAGATCTTCCACGATCCGGACGAGGCGCTTAGGGGGGCCGACGCGGTCATGTGCCTGCGCCTCCAGCTCGAACGCCAGGAAGCCGGGCTTTTGCCCGACCTGCGCGAATACGCCCGCCGTTTCTGCCTCACGCCAAAGCGCCTGGCCCTGGCCAATCCCGACGTCAAGGTGCTCCATCCCGGCCCCATCAACCGGGGCGTGGAGATCGCCTCGGAACTGGCCGACGCCGGCAATTCGCTCATTCTCGACCAGGTGTCCTCGGGCGTGGCCGTGCGCATGGCCGTCCTTTACCTGCACATCACCCGCAAGGAAAAAGGGGAAACCGCGTGACAGCCAAATCCCTGGCCATCCGCAACGTCCGGGTTCCCGGCCGTGAAGGCGTGTTCGACCTGCTTGTGGCCGAAGGCGTGATCCGGGAACTGCGCGCCCATGATGCGGCCGCGCCGTTCGACGATTACGAGGGCATAGACGGCCGCGACATGCTGCTGATGCCGGCCCTGACCGATGCCCACACCCATCTGCGCGAGCCCGGCCAGGAATGGAAGGAGGACATCGCCTCGGGACTGGCCGCCGCGGCCGCCGGCGGGTTTTCCAACATCATGTGCATGGCCAACACCACGCCGGTCAACGACAACGCCGCCGTGACGCGCCTGATGCTGCTCCGCGCGGCCGAGTCCTGGCCCAACGGGCCGCGCCTTTTCCCCATCGGCGCGCTCACCCTGGGGCTTCGCGGCAAGGAACTCGCGCCCATGGGCGAGCTGTTCGAAGCCGGCTGCGTGGCCTTTTCCAACGACGGCGAGCCCGTGGCCGATACCGAAATTTTCCGCCGCGCCCTGGAATACGCCGCCGAGCTGGCCCCGGTCATCGACCATTGCGAGGACCCCTACATGGCCAAGGGATCGGGGGCCAACGAAGGGGCCATGAGCGCGCGCCTGGGCCTTCGCGGCCAGCCCGACGCGGCCGAGGCCATCCAGGCCGCCCGCGATATCCTGCTGGCCGAATACCTGGGCGTTCCCGTGCATCTGGCCCACATTTCCTGCCGCAAATCCGTGGAACTGATCGCCGACGCCAAAAAGCGCGGGGTCAGGGTCACGGCCGAGACCTGCCCGCACTACCTGCTCATGACCGACGCGGCGCTGCTGGGCTACGACAGCCTGGCCAAGGTCAATCCGCCGCTTCGCACCGACGACGACCGGCTGGCCCTGGTCGAGGCCCTGCGCGCCGGCGTCATCGACATCCTGGCCACGGACCACGCCCCCCACGCCGCCCACGAAAAGGAAACGCCCTTCGAGGACGCCAAAAACGGCATCTCGGGCCTGGATACCGCCCTGGCCGCCCTGTGGGAGCTGGTGCGCCAGGGGCGGCTGACCCCCGAGGACATCGTCACCCGCTTTGCCTGGCGTCCGGCCGAAATTTTCAAGCTCCCTGTCAACCGCTTCGCCCCCGGCGACCCGGCCGATTTTCTGCTCTTCGACCCGGAAGATTCCTGGGTCGTCACCCCCGAAGCCCTGCGCTCCAAAGGCAAGAACACGCCGCTTCTGGGCCAGCCGCTCACCGGCCGCGTGGTGCTGACCACCGTCGGCGGCGTCGTGGTGCACGACCGTATCCGCCCCAACGGAGCCTGACGCAAGACCCCGACACCCAAACGCCCCCCGGAGGTTTTTTCCATGGCGCAACCCTTCAAGGACGCCAACGCCATCTGCAAGACCATCATGCGCAACGGCTACGATGCCTACGTCATCAACGCCGTGCTCCAGGAAAAAGCCC
Proteins encoded in this window:
- a CDS encoding aspartate carbamoyltransferase catalytic subunit, translated to MNWPHKDLLDVSQLSREDVDVIMRTAASFREINSRPVKKVPTLKGKSVVLFFAEPSTRTKTSFDIAGKRLSADTFGLAKTGSSLQKGETLKDTVRTLEAMNPDAIVIRHSSSGAADFVAQRVSCAVINAGDGWHAHPTQALLDLFTLLNVWDTLAGKTIVILGDVAHSRVARSNCRLLPTLGARVRICAPRTLLPTDARAFDAEIFHDPDEALRGADAVMCLRLQLERQEAGLLPDLREYARRFCLTPKRLALANPDVKVLHPGPINRGVEIASELADAGNSLILDQVSSGVAVRMAVLYLHITRKEKGETA
- a CDS encoding dihydroorotase; protein product: MTAKSLAIRNVRVPGREGVFDLLVAEGVIRELRAHDAAAPFDDYEGIDGRDMLLMPALTDAHTHLREPGQEWKEDIASGLAAAAAGGFSNIMCMANTTPVNDNAAVTRLMLLRAAESWPNGPRLFPIGALTLGLRGKELAPMGELFEAGCVAFSNDGEPVADTEIFRRALEYAAELAPVIDHCEDPYMAKGSGANEGAMSARLGLRGQPDAAEAIQAARDILLAEYLGVPVHLAHISCRKSVELIADAKKRGVRVTAETCPHYLLMTDAALLGYDSLAKVNPPLRTDDDRLALVEALRAGVIDILATDHAPHAAHEKETPFEDAKNGISGLDTALAALWELVRQGRLTPEDIVTRFAWRPAEIFKLPVNRFAPGDPADFLLFDPEDSWVVTPEALRSKGKNTPLLGQPLTGRVVLTTVGGVVVHDRIRPNGA